A window of the Sabethes cyaneus chromosome 1, idSabCyanKW18_F2, whole genome shotgun sequence genome harbors these coding sequences:
- the LOC128745263 gene encoding histone H2B-like, translated as MAPKTSGKAAKKSGKAQKNIAKGDKKKKKPRRKESYAIYIYKVLKQVHPDTGISSKAMSIMSSFVNDIFERIAAEASRLAHYNKRSTITSREVQTSVRLLLPGELAKHAVSEGTKAVTKYTSSK; from the coding sequence ATGGCACCGAAAACGAGTGGAAAGGCTGCCAAGAAGTCGGGCAAGGCTCAGAAGAACATCGCGAAGGGCgataagaagaaaaagaagcctCGTCGTAAGGAGAGCTACGCCATTTACATCTACAAGGTCCTGAAGCAGGTCCACCCCGATACTGGAATTTCGTCTAAGGCTATGAGCATCATGAGCAGCTTCGTTAATGATATCTTCGAGCGCATCGCAGCTGAGGCTTCACGTTTGGCTCACTACAACAAGCGGTCTACGATCACCTCTCGCGAGGTTCAGACATCCGTTCGTCTGTTGTTGCCAGGTGAATTGGCCAAACATGCCGTCTCAGAAGGTACCAAGGCGGTCACCAAGTACACGAGCTCGAAGTAG
- the LOC128732964 gene encoding histone H2A — protein MSGRGKGGKVKGKAKSRSSRAGLQFPVGRIHRLLRKGNYAERVGAGAPVYLAAVMEYLAAEVLELAGNAARDNKKTRIIPRHLQLAIRNDEELNKLLSGVTIAQGGVLPNIQAVLLPKKTEKKA, from the coding sequence ATGTCTGGACGTGGTAAAGGAGGAAAAGTCAAGGGAAAGGCAAAGTCCCGTTCATCTCGTGCTGGGCTCCAGTTCCCAGTAGGCCGTATTCACCGTCTGCTCCGAAAGGGCAACTATGCCGAGCGCGTCGGTGCTGGAGCACCCGTCTATCTGGCTGCCGTAATGGAATACTTGGCAGCTGAAGTGTTGGAACTGGCAGGAAATGCGGCCCGTGACAACAAGAAGACCCGAATCATCCCCCGTCATCTACAATTGGCCATTCGCAATGATGAAGAATTAAACAAACTCCTCTCCGGTGTCACCATTGCTCAAGGAGGTGTTCTTCCCAACATTCAAGCTGTTCTCTTGCCTAAGAAGACCGAGAAGAAGGCTTAG
- the LOC128745836 gene encoding histone H1E-like, with the protein MADTVALAAAPAAASPAKAPKKAKASKGDAKKPKKPSTHPPVNDMVLTAIKTLKERNGSSLQAIKKYIAANYKCDVARLAPFLKKALKSGVEKGKLVQTKGTGATGSFKVKADAKKPAGEKKVKKAKDTKAKKPTGEKKVAKKPKSTVAKKAGEKKAKAASAKVAKKAGVKKAAAPKQKSTKPSKTVAKKPKTPKPKKAVPAKKAAPKKVAAKK; encoded by the coding sequence ATGGCTGATACCGTTGCTCTTGCTGCTGCTCCTGCCGCTGCCTCTCCGGCTAAGGCACCGAAGAAAGCCAAAGCGTCCAAGGGAGACGCCAAGAAGCCGAAGAAGCCTTCGACTCACCctccagtgaacgatatggttttgacCGCGATCAAGACCCTGAAGGAACGTAATGGATCCTCGCTACAGGCCATCAAGAAGTATATCGCTGCCAACTACAAGTGTGACGTTGCAAGGTTGGCCCCGTTCTTGAAAAAAGCCTTGAAATCTGGTGTCGAAAAGGGAAAGCTAGTCCAAACCAAGGGAACTGGCGCCACAGGTTCGTTCAAGGTTAAGGCTGACGCAAAGAAACCAGCTGGCGAGAAGAAGGTCAAGAAAGCGAAGGATACTAAAGCTAAGAAGCCAACTGGCGAGAAGAAGGTTGCCAAGAAACCAAAATCCACTGTTGCTAAGAAAGCTGGCGAGAAGAAGGCTAAAGCGGCTTCGGCTAAAGTTGCCAAAAAGGCTGGAGTGAAGAAAGCTGCTGCCCCCAAGCAAAAGTCCACGAAGCCATCCAAGACTGTCGCTAAGAAACCGAAGACCCCGAAGCCAAAGAAAGCCGTTCCAGCTAAGAAGGCTGCTCCGAAAAAAGTTGCTGCTAAGAAGTAA
- the LOC128745888 gene encoding histone H4 has translation MTGRGKGGKGLGKGGAKRHRKVLRDNIQGITKPAIRRLARRGGVKRISGLIYEETRGVLKVFLENVIRDAVTYTEHAKRKTVTAMDVVYALKRQGRTLYGFGG, from the coding sequence ATGACTGGTCGCGGCAAAGGAGGAAAAGGACTCGGAAAGGGTGGCGCTAAGCGGCATCGCAAGGTTCTTCGTGATAACATCCAGGGAATTACCAAGCCCGCTATCCGTCGTCTGGCTCGTCGTGGAGGTGTCAAGCGTATTTCTGGTCTCATCTATGAGGAAACCCGAGGTGTACTGAAGGTTTTCCTGGAAAACGTCATCCGTGACGCCGTTACCTACACTGAACACGCGAAGCGAAAGACCGTTACCGCTATGGATGTCGTCTACGCTCTTAAGCGTCAAGGACGCACTTTGTACGGATTCGGAGGTTAA